One genomic region from Cryptococcus gattii WM276 chromosome C, complete sequence encodes:
- a CDS encoding uncharacterized protein (Similar to SGTC gene model, INSD accession EAL21625.1), translating into MSRSNSNTEDQPKYQVDDTLRQKVLVLGWRKAGKTSCIKTVFQQVPAVEVPHFGVTQKIEQIDYNSIVPLQIWDTPSNFEIDQLEVPLNTFSTIVYVLDMQQDDSYHDSIRKFVHIMVRAYLANPEIRFHMFIHKAEMLSEDYRGENYAEIQRTTAEEIEDFRYGDLRAYAPSNLDLDDPQTIGMIINQLIPEVVYSMTSAHDVSLRAAWSKVIQGSMEMLSAVEALLLDFSTHSSTDNTFLFDMNSRVILATDNRHRTDELTEQVTEYLSSFLQFQSLYKAISQRPSADEEDDDDDEEEKGPDGEEDEEDEEEEDDEPKGWWDDEDPDAPWMTQSTRLLPSTTLAMWQFTPYLALVVLLRTETWQARRGTIEYNLTFLRQGVREILSVV; encoded by the exons ATGTCCAGGAGTAACAGCAATACAGAAGATCAGCCAAAGTATCAAGTAGATGATACTCTTCGCCAAAAGGTCCTTGTTCTCGGATGGAGAAA GGCCGGCAAGACATCATGCATCAAGACTGTATTCCAGCAAGTCCCGGCTGTTGAAGTCCCTCACTTTGGTGTGACCCAAAAAATCGAACAGATTGACTATAA TTCGATTGTACCTCTACAAATATGGGATACACCATCCAATTTCGAAATTGACCAACTCGAAGTGCCATTGAACACATTCTCTACAATCGTCTATGTCTTGGACATGCAA CAAGACGACTCTTACCACGACTCCATCCGGAAATTCGTCCATATCATGGTCCGAGCTTATCTTGCCAACCCCGAGATACGTTTCCACATGTTCATCCACAAAGCGGAAATGCTTTCTGAAGACTACCGTGGTGAAAACTATGCCGAGATCCAACGAACAACCGCAGAGGAAATTGAGGATTTCAGATATGGCGATTTGCGAGCCTACGCCCCAAGCAACCTTGATCTGGATGATCCCCAGACTATAGGAATGATCATAAACCAGTTGATCCCGGAGGTCGTGTATAGCATGACGAGTGCGCATGATGTGTCTCTTAGAGCAGCTTGGAGCAAGGTCATACAGGGAAGTATGGAAATGTTGTCAGCTGTTGAAGCGTTATTACTGGACTTCTCTACA CACTCTAGCACCGATAACACGTTTTTGTTCGACATGAACTCCAGAGTCATTCTTGCGACCGATAACCGTCATCGAACAGATGAGTTAACAGAGCAAGTGACTGAGTACCTTTCATCATTCCTACAATTCCAAAGTCTCTACAAGGCCATATCTCAGAGGCCATCTGCagacgaagaggatgacgacgatgatgaggaagaaaagggaCCAGAcggggaagaagacgaggaagatgaagaagaggaagatgatgagccGAAAGGATGGTGGGATGACGAAGATCCCGATGCACCCTGGATGACACAGTCAACGAGGTTACTGCCGAGCACCACCCTAGCCATGTGGCAATTCACTCC ATATCTCGCGTTGGTAGTGTTGCTGCGGACAGAGACATGGCAAGCACGGAGAGGTACAATTGAATACAACCTTACTTTCTTACGGCAAGGAGTGCGCGAGATTTTATCCGTTGTTTAA
- a CDS encoding uncharacterized protein (Similar to TIGR gene model, INSD accession AAW42043.1): MWSSSLTTLPPTSEVPTLSSEPSPPIPAPRRTYGRAKHVSPPPDKVELPSVTSISEHGEPSSARDNTLVNRWTDLSMNWRNQLAEIDAPCDDVGLAEDPEELAREMARLRGELRGKISSTSTLVAEEYDHVLQMTAKVTGGLTVSANGSSQASPFSLPPSSPPKRHSSQASSALSEPHSLLQVSEASEKTEEESYVIKRPSKGKTGNIVASDEEDEETPKRRARSESSQSASPPLFSSQEELTEQVPTAKNTDSDGQKDDGESQNIGALLTQQDEEEEAQRQREQKRTQGQYLLQAREDPLAELDDLFSDDKDLDERDKSKNKVCSALSTSLNQMRDWHLWAIGSTNGKPSAVHVHVPSTQIKASTISSSPTPNSIPRPSDDSFKSRISQSSRVPGTSEPNEQEEEDENQDFGAFMQREEMKDLVAEKQGEKMKSLKEMKAKLAREAALRNKPKSKADDDDDLDIVQDSHDFLVEGRGRASGNVKPSIKTLDNIRAAAPRRSTTPFEKGGPKPQSKSLKATETYIHHAAHAPNHASSKFLNGGVRPAGQKKGRDAAISQAKLDAYILDKHRQQANKTKKKKEERWGRGRILPQRVTQDVDELVAQAEQADGKEDEDEDEDEEDGEYTPDDENEEQELVYSGEEEGDEEAEEPQRKYESIVDSFGEKGNHSESEKEEDEDSALILKRKNRKPRVSAWILGSDDEDESMPAKAPTQREPLAEAAISNLAPLADDIDVDLAGFDEGGMSQLFDATQVEDAGDGEDAFAELRNRKPVGLIPTQLELPPLQISESQALRDDQLVIAAIEDAAMKRAREMEEPAKRYLNTQGLFTQTKPATPEEDYDPSYAFGSDSPTPVTQQDAQYAHSMGQTSPRRNDPMNPSDQFSPAQKLTRLKRRVSGSPRSPNRARKSSFEANADELEPTQVSDKQRNAFDILRAGARSTTNSFNMPSNEADRKKKNKKKSEFLEAEAEESDEDDGGWMKTIGDEDENSGDEGDDRFLEGLVDDAAVSEEVKARQDELAAQKRKEIEAEDDAKRLEEARKITEGEHRKKRKGQDFYDDDSDDEGVRPKKLSRKERKKRELGRAEGLLDGEINVFEQEYHRDMDTDQSDVGEEEYHPSVLGGIERLSPEPEPVERLSYGDRRERLQKVAKLNAQRDMETMDQEMDAELGLGVNHHISGRSRATAIHLEFGEDVTMKDSNFNIKRNIRYTKKVEQMSVEDGDLVSIYSASYSLSSVDLTGFL, translated from the exons ATGTGGTCCTCCTCTCTTACAACCTTACCACCCACGTCAGAAGTTCCAACTCTCTCCTCAGAGCCCTCTCCTCCTATACCGGCCCCCAGGCGTACATATGGGCGTGCTAAACACGTTTCTCCTCCGCCGGATAAGGTGGAGTTGCCCTCAGTCACCAGTATCTCTGAACATGGCGAGCCGTCTTCTGCAAGAGATAATACACTCGTCAACAGATGGACAGACCTTTCAATGAACTGGAGAAACCAATTGGCTGAGATTGATGCCCCATGTGATGATGTGGGGCTAGCAGAAGACCCGGAAGAACTTGCGCGCGAGATGGCGCGATTGAGAGGTGAACTGAGAGGTAAAATTAGTTCGACCTCTACTTTGGTTGCCGAAGAATATGACCACGTACTACAAATGACTGCCAAAGTGACTGGTGGTCTTACTGTATCCGCCAACGGATCTTCACAGGCATCTCCATTTTCCCTGCCGCCCTCATCGCCACCCAAACGCCACTCGTCACAAGCCAGCTCTGCGTTGTCAGAACCACATTCACTGCTGCAAGTCTCGGAAGCCTCAGAGAAAACTGAAGAGGAGTCCTATGTCATAAAACGACCTTCAAAAGGGAAAACTGGAAATATTGTGGCGTctgatgaggaagatgaggaaacTCCCAAGCGTCGAGCACGCTCAGAATCCAGTCAAAGCGCgtctcctcctcttttctctAGCCAGGAGGAGTTGACAGAGCAGGTTCCTACTGCGAAGAATACAGACTCTGACGGACAgaaggatgatggtgaAAGTCAGAATATCGGTGCACTTTTAACGCAacaagatgaagaagaagaggccCAACGACAGAGAGAACAGAAGAGAACGCAGGGGCAATACCTTTTGCAGGCTCGTGAGGATCCTCTAGCAGAGTTGGACGACCTGTTCTCCGACGATAAAGATTTGGATGAACGTGACAAATCAAAGAATAAGGTGTGT AGCGCTCTGTCCACCTCACTAAACCAAATGCGAGATTGGCACCTCTGGGCGATTGGCTCAACAAATGGAAAGCC CTCTGCTGTCCATGTACACGTCCCTTCGACCCAGATCAAGGCATCTACCATTAGCTCCTCCCCTACTCCCAATTCAATCCCTCGCCCTTCAGATGATTCCTTCAAATCAAGAATAAGTCAGTCTTCTAGAGTGCCAGGGACCTCTGAGCCAAATgagcaggaagaagaggacgaaAACCAAGATTTCGGTGCGTTCATGcagagggaagagatgaaggaCTTAGTTGCGGAGAAGCAaggggagaagatgaaaagcctgaaagagatgaaggCGAAATTGGCGCGCGAAGCGGCTTTGCGAAACAAACCCAAGTCGAAAGCAGACGATGACGACGATCTTGATATCGTCCAAGACTCGCACGACTTTCTTGTCGAAGGTAGAGGCCGGGCAAGCGGTAATGTCAAACCGAGTATTAAGACTCTGGACAATATCCGTGCTGCTGCCCCTCGCCGATCGACCACACCTTTTGAGAAGGGCGGGCCTAAACCCCAGTCAAAGTCTCTAAAAGCAACTGAAACCTATATCCATCATGCCGCTCACGCGCCCAACCACGCTTCTTCTAAATTCCTTAACGGTGGTGTTCGTCCTGCGGGCCAGAAAAAGGGCAGGGATGCCGCCATCTCGCAGGCTAAGTTGGACGCGTACATATTGGATAAGCACAGACAACAGGCAAAcaagacgaagaagaagaaagaggaacgatggggaagagggaggatTTTGCCCCAGAGAGTGACGCAAGACGTGGACGAACTTGTAGCGCAGGCCGAGCAGGCggatgggaaggaagatgaagacgaggacgaggatgaagaggatggagagtACACACCGGATGATGAAAATGAAGAGCAAGAATTGGTGTACAGcggtgaagaggagggagatgaggaagcTGAGGAACCCCAGAGGAAGTATGAGTCCATTGTCGACAGctttggagagaagggaaACCACTCCGAATctgaaaaagaagaagacgaggatTCAGCGCTCATTCTCAAACGTAAAAACAGAAAGCCTCGAGTCTCGGCATGGATCCTTGGAtcagacgatgaggatgaaTCCATGCCTGCTAAGGCTCCTACTCAGCGAGAGCCACTAGCAGAAGCGGCTATTTCTAACCTCGCACCGCTGGCCGATGATATCGATGTAGACCTTGCAGGGTTTGATGAAGGTGGTATGTCGCAATTGTTCGATGCTACGCAGGTTGAAGACGCTGGCGACGGG GAGGATGCGTTTGCAGAGTTGCGCAACCGAAAACCTGTCGGTCTCATCCCAACTCAACTGGAGCTCCCACCTCTGCAGATCTCTGAAAGCCAAGCGCTCAGAGATGACCAGCTCGTTATTGCTGCTATTGAGGACGCTGCGATGAAGCGGGcgagagagatggaggaacCTGCGAAGCGATATCTAAACACTCAAGG ATTGTTCACCCAAACCAAACCGGCGACGCCTGAGGAAGATTACGATCCTTCCTACGCCTTTGGCAGTGATAGTCCCACACCTGTCACTCAGCAAGACGCTCAATATGCACACTCGATGGGACAAACTTCCCCGAGACGTAATGATCCGATGAACCCTTCTGATCAGTTTAGTCCTGCTCAAAAGTTGACTCGACTCAAGAGAAGAGTGTCAGGATCGCCTCGTTCCCCTAACCGTGCGCGGAAAAGTTCCTTTGAAGCCAACGCCGATGAACTTGAGCCAACACAAGTTTCAGACAAACAACGAAATGCCTTTGATATCTTGCGCGCTGGTGCCAGATCGACAACCAATTCGTTTAACATGCCTAGCAACGAAGCTGAcagaaagaagaaaaataagaagAAGTCCGAATTCCTTGAGGCAGAAGCCGAAGAGagtgatgaagatgatggcGGATGGATGAAGACAATTGGTGACGAAGACGAAAACTCAGGAGACGAAGGAGACGATCGGTTCCTTGAGGGACTTGTCGACGATGCCGCCGTTTCTGAAGAAGTGAAAGCCCGTCAAGACGAGTTGGCTGCACagaagagaaaggagaTTGAAGCCGAGGATGATGCAAAAAGGCTCGAGGAGGCGAGGAAGATTACTGAGGGCGAACAtaggaagaaaagaaaaggacAGGACTTCTACGACGATGATAGCGATGATGAGGGCGTGAGACCGAAGAAACTCTCTAGAAAGGAgcgaaagaaaagagagcTGGGTAGAGCAGAGGGTCTTCTAG ATGGCGAGATTAATGTTTTCGAGCAGGAATATCACAGGGATATGGACACTGATCAGTCAGATGTtggcgaagaagagtaTCACCCATCTGTGCTTGGCGGCATCGAGCGTCTCTCACCGGAACCTGAGCCTGTCGAGAGATTATCATACGGTGACAGGAGAGAGCGACTCCAGAAGGTTGCAAAATTGAATGCCCAG AGGGATATGGAAACCATGGACCAGGAGATGGACGCCGAGCTGGGTTTGGGTGTGAACCACCACATCTCTGGACGTTCTCGCGCAACCGCCATTCATCTAGAATTTGGCGAAGACGTAACTATGAAGGATTCGAACTTCAATATCAAGCGTAACATTAGGTATACCAAAAAGGTCGAGCAGATGTCTGTCGAGGATGGTGACCTCGTAAGTATCTATTCTGCCAGCTACTCACTTTCCAGTGTCGATCTGACTGGTTTTTTGTAG
- a CDS encoding uncharacterized protein (Similar to TIGR gene model, INSD accession AAW42041.1~Serine/threonine-protein kinase cek1), translating to MKRQSLSFKDLITVEPKISPTQRRSSFFERQRQSSGSSTKTDHSFALGSGSGSGAGPMKKKNLVTKMEGWWNAVKSNFVPEHPSGRPNNDESNQGRSKHLPKRSGSIASMTQPKSAYLAPERMAVRGSTSLPLRQVISHNELRHRSQRDDHYETASVLDSTLADTALPSRNSSSETAMPIPQHMLIPPPPPVRHASTVTEVTEEPSNPPSRQELPIRTSLEVRRRQPNLRLELEPHTLAQPSPHSSNSSGSQPRMVPLGMPLRLSESSSRSSLYGQTLGPGLTPGTPRWDETPSPVHTLGQHQDEDREDKPVAPGAELTVGSVRNHIRRRLNGAKEACDASLRRTIDSMTKFVEQERQDISRQEELPVDYFETLNLNDSAVFDADDTGSEAYENDGPRSRAVSISWSRGPSRRPSVSLHAISPKTRTSVLATSPSRIVSRRRPSAIPPRTFGPAGRNIPIPKDRTQSGASSRSTSRSHSPMPGRHSLLIDAADDDRQFLQALQDLIVMATEVVDSSVHTLKSGPSSCATSIQRIQKIGAKWDEHPDWPGREWYVEILLAVANLGRVLDWWEAEKGFWNFDAETENDQLLFVLKPKEEQRFDHEFRAALSEPRHSPLSTAVSVAGDLPPALSLSITSTDAPSPQTAKLAEPGKGLSPKAQAIDDLKFLAEHAKSVNIVMELSLQGEIVEYVNDAVLEVLGQVPEDVIDHPITDLLAPGDASVFSEATHQLIEDDNNTVQCRFRFEVHDLAQGEDTERQPGPVYIELEGVGMLMRENNEPSHTMWVMKPVAAIQVEAITDAVFPRDGHISTEGILCRICEREIVAWFFEKHSETCDALHRLEAEIAECNDCLHELRQTVVDLESEVDNPAPNSPAQYQGVLFFTLPDSIAANDEKAATQYLQGIEVRKIALEHLQNVLHILSIARQIETPYVREEEADLPSSVQNYLSEESEDRLLKIMRWQRPQTSEFALNLLFTHVEEQLKRKHKAVARMQSTIRYSEKTRHEWEDKVNEMLAEQDDGSGTESESSSGGSEGDRSPSEVHATLSIESPESSPPGPRKIAPLARLPITQAHPHRQPSALEEPSAPRSIAPTPATSQTIVTEPAPPALTSVSSEPTMPVQASNVRKVSTQARSEVHSPEVPPPAPSSRGTPSKNGSTKPELITSSPLLMPFGGDRHHRRRISGSQGMRDAPLSPRIPSAALRSSVAQTTIDDFKILKPISRGAFGSVYLAKKVATGDYFAIKALKKSDMISKNQITNVKAERTILMNQASSPYVAKLFFSFQSKEYLYLVMEYLNGGDCASLVKTLGGLSEDWARNYIAEVVLGLEYLHKRNIVHRDIKPDNLLIDARGHLKLTDFGLSRIGLLNRQVGGPRPAYLRGIPLRGSGQHRLSMTRTTSNSSSIDSNFLTSEIASGQSMPNASQSYFSQLRPFALEDESSGSESAGIIPKRVRQMSIATKLSSELGSPSVNGKESPKFVGTPDYLAPESILGIGQDDAAVDWWALGVVLYEFLYGFPPFHADTPEKVFDNIVSRRIEWHENEIGISPEARDLISRLLCSDPLKRLGANGAEEVKSHPFFASINWDTISTSEASFVPDVADPESTDYFDSRGAAVGFHDGDGAAQGSKQTAIDPRAKVDPGATTMSPKTAKEMEAIANDMAEQSDFGAFNYKNLPVLKQANDDVIRKLRTDSMALSQASEGAPPLSKAKRKRLSVQVQSKSTRRISDASQAPYPPSPSTSTSSAVSTPSRANTQPPSASTSYYPRRPSELSALEARSADEADVQSQTRLRDDSGSSNGTSGTELTKQRRHASLQLDFAVTGASGGSAENKYFVGSNIHSRGLDVLVAENNPISQKVLETLLTRAGCRCICVDDGPSALAAIMGSIRFDVIICDIHIPVVNGEQVARMIRSTNNHNQLTPIIASTSYEQYINEEGTLFSGVLAKPVTKADLLRCLAKLGFVISAGAIDAASMPTSTPAVQS from the exons ATGAAAAGGCAAAGCTTGTCCTTCAAAGATCTGATTACTGTCGAACCGAAAATTTCACCCACCCAACGGAGGTCTAGTTTCTTTGAGAGGCAAAGGCAATCTTCAGGGAGCTCAACCAAAACAGATCATTCATTTGCGCTTGGCTCAGGTTCAGGGTCTGGGGCAGGTCCAatgaagaaaaaaaatCTGGTAACGAAGATGGAAGGTTGGTGGAATGCTGTTAAGAGTAACTTTGTTCCTGAGCATCCATCTGGACGGCCGAATAATGATGAAAGCAATCAAGGAAGATCCAAACATTTGCCAAAGCGAAGTGGCAGTATAGCCTCCATGACCCAACCGAAATCTGCGTATCTCGCGCCAGAACGGATGGCCGTTCGTGGCTCCACCAGTCTACCGCTGCGTCAGGTCATTTCACACAACGAGCTTCGACATCGTTCGCAGAGAGACGACCATTATGAGACCGCCAGTGTCTTGGACTCCACCCTTGCTGACACGGCTCTTCCCTCTAGAAATTCATCCTCCGAGACTGCAATGCCCATCCCTCAGCACATGCTAATCCCCCCGCCGCCACCCGTTAGACATGCCTCCACTGTTACTGAAGTAACGGAGGAACCTTCCAATCCGCCGAGCAGGCAGGAACTCCCAATTCGTACCTCTCTCGAAGTTCGACGGCGGCAGCCTAATCTCAGGCTTGAGCTTGAGCCCCACACCCTCGCGCAGCCCAGTCCCCATAGCAGCAACTCGTCTGGCAGTCAGCCACGTATGGTTCCCCTCGGTATGCCTTTGCGACTTAGCGAATCTTCCTCGAGGTCCTCGCTTTATGGCCAAACCCTTGGACCAGGTCTAACGCCCGGCACTCCTAGGTGGGATGAAACGCCGTCGCCCGTGCATACTTTAGGTCAGCATCAAGATGAGGATAGAGAGGATAAACCTGTGGCACCCGGTGCAGAATTAACCGTGGGATCTGTGCGAAATCATATCAGACGTAGACTGAACGGCGCAAAAGAAGCTTGTGATGCGTCGTTGAGGCGAACAATAGACTCCATGACAAAGTTTGTTGAGCAGGAAAGGCAAGACATTAGTAGGCAAGAGGAACTTCCTGTGGATTACTTTGAAACGTTGAACCTGAATGACTCTGCTGTTTTCGATGCGGATGACACGGGAAGTGAGGCCTATGAGAATGATGGACCAAGGTCACGGGCAG TATCTATTTCTTGGTCTCGAGGACCAAGCAGGCGTCCCTCTGTCTCCTTGCACGCCATTAGTCCCAAAACTCGAACTTCGGTGCTTGCTACTAGCCCCAGCCGAATCGTTTCGCGACGACGGCCGAGTGCAATACCCCCAAGAACTTTTGGCCCTGCAGGGCGCAACATCCCCATTCCTAAAGACCGTACCCAGTCTGGCGCAAGCTCCAGGTCGACTTCACGCTCTCACTCTCCCATGCCAGGGCGACACTCCCTCTTAATCGACGCTGCAGACGATGATCGACAATTCTTGCAAGCTTTGCAAGATTTGATCGTAATGGCTACTGAAGTAGTTGATTCCAGTGTTCACACTCTCAAATCCGGCCCAAGTTCATGTGCTACCAGCATCCAGCGCATCCAAAAAATAGGTGCTAAATGGGATGAGCACCCTGACTGGCCTGGGCGAGAATGGTATGTTGAGATTCTCCTGGCTGTCGCCAACCTTGGCCGCGTTTTGGACTGGTGGGAAGCTGAAAAAGGCTTTTGGAACTTTGATGCCGAAACCGAAAATGACCAGCTATTGTTTGTGTTAAAACCAAAGGAGGAGCAAAGATTTGATCATGAATTCCGGGCTGCCTTGAGCGAGCCAAGGCATTCGCCCCTGTCTACTGCTGTGTCGGTCGCTGGTGACTTGCCTCCCGCGTTAAGCCTGAGTATAACTTCAACAGATGCACCCAGTCCACAGACTGCAAAGCTAGCAG AGCCTGGCAAGGGCTTGTCACCCAAAGCTCAAGCTATTGACGATTTGAAGTTCCTCGCCGAGCATGCCAAGAGTGTGAATATTGTGATGGAACTAAGTTTACAGGGTGAGATAGTAGAGTACGTCAACGACGCGGTATTGGAAGTTCTAGG CCAAGTCCCAGAAGACGTGATAGACCATCCCATTACAGATTTGCTTGCTCCGGGTGACGCATCGGTATTTTCTGAGGCTACCCATCAGCTTATTGAGGACGATAATAACACAGTTCAATGCCGATTCCGTTTTGAAGTCCATGATCTTGCCCAAGGTGAAGATACCGAACGTCAGCCGGGCCCAGTATACATTGAGCTTGAGGGCGTCGGCATGTTGATGCGCGAGAACAACGAGCCGTCCCACACTATGTGGGTGATGAAGCCTGTTGCGGCTATTCAGGTGGAAGCTATCACCGACGCAGTCTTTCCACGCGATGGTCACATCTCAACCGAGGGAATTCTTTGTCGAATTTGCGAAAGAGAAATCGTTGCTTGGTTCTTCGAAAAGCACAGTGAGACTTGCGATGCTCTTCATCGCCTGGAAGCCGAAATTGCAGAGTGTAATGATTGCTTGCACGAACTTCGCCAGACCGTCGTTGATCTCGAATCTGAAGTCGACAATCCTGCTCCCAATAGTCCCGCGCAATATCAGGGTGTTCTATTCTTCACTCTGCCGGATTCAATTGCAGCTAATGATGAGAAAGCGGCTACCCAATACCTTCAAGGGATAGAAGTTCGCAAGATTGCTCTCGAACACTTGCAGAACGTTCTCCATATATTAAGCATCGCCCGCCAAATAGAGACGCCCTACGTGcgtgaggaggaggcagaTCTTCCATCCAGTGTTCAGAACTACCTGTCAGAAGAGTCTGAAGATCGACTATTGAAGATCATGAGGTGGCAACGCCCTCAGACTAGTGAATTTGCTCTTAacctcctcttcacccATGTCGAAGAACAGTTAAAAAGAAAGCACAAAGCCGTGGCAAGAATGCAGAGTACCATCAGGTATTCCGAGAAGACGAGACATGAATGGGAAGATAAGGTTAACGAGATGTTGGCGGAACAAGACGATGGTAGCGGCACGGAGAGTGAATCGAGTTCAGGTGGCAGCGAAGGTGATAGATCCCCCTCTGAGGTTCACGCAACCCTCTCAATCGAAAGCCCAGAGTCTTCTCCACCTGGTCCTAGGAAAATAGCGCCTTTGGCCAGGTTGCCCATCACCCAAGCCCACCCCCATCGACAGCCTTCTGCTCTTGAGGAACCATCGGCTCCACGAAGTATTGCTCCTACCCCTGCAACCTCTCAAACGATCGTTACTGAACCTGCGCCTCCAGCGTTGACGTCCGTTTCCTCAGAGCCTACAATGCCCGTTCAGGCATCCAATGTCAGAAAAGTTTCGACTCAAGCCAGATCTGAGGTACACAGTCCAGAGGTACCGCCTCCAGCACCATCTAGCAGAGGAACGCCATCTAAAAACGGTTCAACAAAACCCGAATTGATAACATCTTCACCTCTACTAATGCCCTTCGGCGGCGATAGGCACCATCGCCGTCGCATCTCAGGCTCTCAAGGAATGCGCGATGCGCCTCTTTCACCTAGAATCCCATCCGCCGCTCTCCGATCAAGCGTTGCTCAGACTACTATTGATGACTTCAAGATATTGAAGCCTATCAGTCGCGGTGCCTTTGGCTCTGTCTATCTTGCAAAAAAGGTTGCAACCGGTGATTACTTCGCGATCAAAGCCTTGAAGAAGTCAGACATGATTTCAAAGAATCAAATCACCAATGTAAAGGCCGAGCGAACAATTTTGATGAATCAGGCCAGCTCACCGTATGTCGCTAAacttttcttttctttccagTCCAAAGAATACCTCTATCTTGTGATGGAGTACTTGAATGGGGGGGACTGTGCGTCGTTAGTCAAGACGTTGGGTGGTTTAAGTGAAGATTGGGCAAGGAATTACATCGCAGAAGTCGTGCTGGGTCTGGAGTATCTGCATAAGAGGAATATAGTCCATCG AGATATCAAACCCGATAATCTCCTTATTGATGCTCGAGGTCACTTGAAGTTAACCGATTTCGGTCTATCCCGAATCGGTTTGTTGAATCGTCAGGTTGGAGGTCCAAGGCCCGCTTACCTCCGAGGTATTCCACTTCGAGGTTCTGGTCAGCATCGACTGTCAATGACTCGAACGACGTCGAACTCGTCATCAATTGATTCAAACTTTCTTACATCAGAGATCGCTTCGGGTCAGTCAATGCCAAACGCGTCACAATCTTATTTTTCGCAATTGCGACCATTTGCGCTGGAGGATGAGTCAAGTGGCTCTGAGTCTGCAGGGATCATTCCCAAGCGTGTGCGTCAAATGTCTATAGCTACTAAACTTTCCTCCGAACTTGGATCTCCATCTGTCAATGGCAAAGAATCGCCAAAGTTCGTCGGAACACCTGATTACCTTGCACCAGAAAGCATACTGGGTATTGGTCAAGATGATGCGGCAGTTGACTGGTGGGCGTTGGGAGTAGTTCTGTATGAGTTCCTATACGGCTTCCCACCCTTCCATGCCGATACCCCGGAGAAGGTATTCGACAATATCGTTTCAAGGAGAATTGAGTGGCATGAGAATGAGATTGGCATCTCCCCCGAGGCCCGTGATCTGATCAGTCGGCTACTCTGCTCAGACCCCCTTAAGCGGCTAGGAGCCAATGGTGCTGAGGAAGTCAAGAGTCACCCCTTTTTCGCATCTATCAATTGGGACACCATCTCCACTTCTGAAGCAAGTTTTGTGCCTGATGTCGCTGATCCCGAATCCACCGACTACTTCGACTCCCGAGGCGCGGCTGTGGGCTTCCACGACGGCGACGGCGCAGCTCAGGGATCGAAACAGACAGCGATTGACCCTAGGGCGAAGGTCGACCCAGGTGCTACAACTATGTCCCCAAAGACAGCaaaggagatggaagcCATCGCCAATGACATGGCCGAACAAAGTGATTTTGGTGCCTTCAACTACAAAAATCTACCAGTTTTGAAACAAGCCAACGACGACGTCATTCGAAAGTTGAGGACAGATTCTATGGCTCTCAGTCAAGCATCAGAGGGTGCTCCTCCTCTGAGCAAAGCGAAACGAAAGAGATTATCAGTGCAGGTGCAGAGCAAGTCCACGCGAAGGATATCTGACGCCAGTCAGGCCCCCTaccctccttctccttcaacaTCCACATCCTCGGCTGTCTCCACTCCATCGCGTGCCAACACGCAGCCTCCTTCCGCCTCGACCTCATACTATCCCAGGCGCCCGTCTGAGCTTAGTGCTCTCGAAGCCAGATCGGCTGATGAGGCGGATGTCCAATCACAGACTAGATTGCGAGATGACTCAGGGTCAAGCAACGGTACTAGTGGCACAGAATTGACAAAACAGCGCCGTCATGCTTCTTTGCAACTGGATTTCGCCGTCACAGGGGCTTCCGGAGGTTCAGCAGAGAATAAGTATTTTGTGGGGTCGAATATCCATAGCAGAGGATTGGATGTGTTAGTTGCAGAAAATAACCCTATATCACAGAAA GTTCTTGAAACTCTGCTTACTCGAGCTGGATGTCGTTGTATCTGTGTGGATGATGGACCTTCAGCTTTGGCGGCAATTATGGGCAGCATAC GATTCGACGTTATTATCTGCGATATTCATATACCGGTCGTAAATGGAGAGCAAGTTGCTCGAATGATCAGGTCAACCAATAATCATAACCAGCTTACACCAA TCATCGCCTCAACATCTTATGAGCAATACATCAATGAAGAGGGAACCTTATTCTCTGGAGTTTTGGCCAAACCTGTCACGAAGGCGGACCTCCTCAGATGCCTTGCGAAGCTCGGGTTTGTAATCAGTGCCGGTGCCATTGATGCGGCGTCAATGCCGACATCAACTCCTGCTGTTCAATCGTAA